A region of Solanum dulcamara chromosome 7, daSolDulc1.2, whole genome shotgun sequence DNA encodes the following proteins:
- the LOC129896768 gene encoding LEAF RUST 10 DISEASE-RESISTANCE LOCUS RECEPTOR-LIKE PROTEIN KINASE-like 2.1 — MHAQNIPLPRLHSIIAFLCFLITSSPSYAQEDKQYSTCNSSYSCGNIQNIRFPFWGGDRPQECGLPQFELECEANQDPLIHIDGHNFRVLDINGDIQTMRIARNDLEEDICPDRFGNTSLNDALFRYGPDFGILILFYACPFDIPSEWKKFTFTCNNSGESSHGFYPDASFISYWGPKYGNCERNVTVPVVQTAFKRFQDEGSMKILELLKQGFDVVYNKSVYCMACERSGGLCWSETYFTEPTCLCRYRTYSYNCGFQEPEQGNKRDFRVKIALGICVGIGTILTCYMIYWFVFKKSSGTCLLLPKQRREHQNIEAFLRQYGSLAPKVYSYSDIRKMTNSLQEKLGQGGYGGVYKGNLNGRPVAVKILNSTKGNGEDFINEVASISRTSHVNIVTLLGFCFNGRERALIYEFMSNGSLDQHIYGEDSKLGWEKLYIIAFGIGRGLEYLHRGCNARILHFDIKPHNILLDEDFCPKISDFGLAKLCLQKESMISMLEARGTIGYIAPEVFCRNFGGVSHKSDVYSYGMMVLEMVGGRRNYSAERSHHSEIYFPRWAYQRLVTDEDLNIHCIATKEDEEIAKKMILVGLWCIQTDPSQRPPMSKAIEMLEGNLEAIQFPPKPFICSPSRSEGSSMILLGKPTKPFIISSSSSTLDSTEDLVT, encoded by the exons ATGCATGCTCAAAACATCCCTCTTCCTCGGCTCCACTCCATCATCGCCTTCCTATGCTTCTTGATCACGTCCTCGCCATCCTATGCCCAAGAGGATAAACAGTATTCCACTTGTAATAGCTCCTACAGCTGTGGGAATATTCAAAATATCCGCTTCCCTTTCTGGGGTGGTGATCGACCTCAAGAATGTGGTCTTCCACAATTCGAGCTTGAATGCGAAGCCAATCAGGATCCCCTTATACATATCGATGGTCATAATTTCCGCGTACTTGACATCAATGGAGACATCCAAACCATGAGAATTGCACGAAATGATCTTGAGGAAGACATTTGTCCTGATAGATTCGGTAACACTAGCTTGAATGATGCCCTTTTCCGCTATGGTCCTGACTTTGGGATTCTCATCCTGTTCTATGCTTGTCCTTTTGATATACCTTCTGAATGGAAAAAGTTCACCTTTACCTGCAATAACAGTGGAGAGTCCAGTCATGGTTTCTATCCAGATGCCTCATTTATTTCATACTGGGGACCAAAGTATGGGAATTGTGAGCGTAATGTCACGGTTCCTGTGGTGCAAACGGCATTTAAGCGGTTCCAAGACGAAGGAAGTATGAAGATATTGGAGCTATTGAAGCAAGGGTTTGATGTGGTTTACAACAAAAGCGTATATTGTATGGCTTGTGAGAGGTCAGGGGGATTATGTTGGTCAGAGACATATTTTACGGAGCCAACTTGCCTTTGTCGGTACCGAACTTATTCTTATAACTGCGGTTTTCAAGAACCGGAACAAG GCAATAAACGCGATTTCAGGGTGAAGATAGCCCTAG GTATCTGTGTTGGGATAGGAACAATATTAACCTGCTACATGATCTACTGGTTTGTCTTTAAGAAATCATCTGGTACATGCCTTTTGTTACCAAAGCAGAGGAGGGAACATCAGAATATTGAGGCCTTCCTCAGGCAATATGGATCCCTAGCCCCTAAGGTATACAGCTATTCAGACATTAGGAAAATGACAAATTCACTTCAAGAGAAACTTGGACAAGGTGGTTATGGAGGGGTGTATAAAGGTAACCTTAATGGCCGTCCTGTTGCTGTAAAGATTTTAAATTCTACCAAAGGGAATGGAGAAGACTTTATCAACGAAGTTGCAAGCATCAGTAGAACTTCACATGTTAACATAGTTACTCTGTTGGGATTCTGTTTCAATGGTCGAGAAAGAGCTCTTATTTATGAATTCATGTCGAATGGATCACTCGATCAACACATCTATGGTGAAGATTCTAAGTTGGGATGGGAAAAGTTGTACATAATTGCATTTGGGATAGGTCGTGGACTGGAGTATTTGCACCGAGGATGCAACGCACGAATACTGCATTTCGACATAAAACCTCACAACATCCTTCTTGATGAGGACTTCTGCCCCAAGATATCTGATTTTGGTTTAGCTAAATTATGCCTTCAGAAAGAAAGCATGATATCAATGTTGGAAGCAAGAGGAACCATTGGTTACATTGCTCCGGAAGTATTCTGTAGAAACTTTGGAGGCGTCTCACACAAATCCGATGTTTACAGCTATGGAATGATGGTTCTTGAAATGGTTGGAGGAAGGAGGAACTACAGTGCTGAAAGAAGCCATCATAGTGAAATATACTTCCCGCGTTGGGCTTATCAACGCCTTGTGACAGATGAAGACTTGAATATACACTGCATCGCAACCAAAGAAGACGAAGAAATTGCTAAGAAGATGATACTAGTAGGTTTATGGTGCATTCAAACTGATCCCTCGCAGAGACCACCAATGAGTAAGGCAATTGAAATGCTGGAAGGTAACTTAGAGGCCATCCAATTTCCACCGAAGCCTTTCATATGTTCTCCCTCACGATCAGAAGGATCGTCGATGATCCTTTTGGGGAAGCCAACAAAGCcctttataatttcttcttccaGTTCAACACTTGATTCTACAGAAGATTTGGTTACGTAG
- the LOC129896495 gene encoding kinesin-like protein NACK1: MTVRTPGTPASKIERTPATTPSGHRTREEKIVVTVRLRPLNKRELSAKDHAAWECIDDHTIIYRPLPQERAAQPASFTFDKVFGPDSITEAVYEEGVKKVALSSLMGINATIFAYGQTSSGKTYTMRGITEKAVNDIYSHIMSTPEREFRIRISGLEIYNENVRDLLNSESGRNLKLLDDPEKGTVVEKLVEETASNDQHLRHLISICEAQRQVGETALNDTSSRSHQIIRLTIESTLRESSDCVRSYVASLNFVDLAGSERASQTNADGARLREGCHINLSLMTLTTVIRKLSVGKRSGHVPYRDSKLTRILQHSLGGNARTAIICTLSPASSHVEQSRNTLFFATRAKEVTNNAQVNVVVSDKQLVKHLQKEVARLEAELRTPEPANEKDLKIQQMEMEIEELKRQRDLAHSQVDELRRKLQEDQGLKPSESVSPIVKKCLSFSGTLSPNLEEKAPVRGERTRNTMGRQSMRQSLAAPFTLMHEIRKLEHLQEQLGDEANRALEVLQKEVACHRLGNQDAAETIAKLQAEIREMRSVPPVRKEVEVGNVVAVNKSVSANLKEEIARLHSQGSTIADLEEQLENVQKSLDKLVMSLPSNNDQQSSNDTTQKAKHPSKKKKLLPLASSNSINRQNFLKSPCSPLSTARQVLDCEIENRAPDLDNLSCEIQPMQDTETPTKSDGGDVSSKEGTPYRRSSSVNMRKMQKMFQEAAEENVRNIKSYVTELKERVAKLQYQKQLLVCQVLELEANEEAGYNLEDDENINHIPEESPVSWQITFKEQRQQIIDLWDVCYVSIIHRSQFYLLFKGDSADEIYLEVELRRLTWLQQHLAELGNSTPARVGNEPTVSLSSSIRALKREREFLAKRLTTRLTAEERDYLYIKWEIPLEGKQRKMQFINKLWTNPHDEKHVKESAEIVAKLVGFCEGGNMSREMFELNFVLPSDRRPWFAGWNQISDLLHM, from the exons ATGACGGTTAGAACACCTGGTACTCCAGCTTCAAAGATCGAAAGGACTCCAGCAACCACCCCTAGTGGACATCGAACTAGAGAGGAGAAAATCGTTGTAACAGTAAGATTAAGGCCTTTGAACAAAAGGGAGCTTTCAGCCAAAGATCATGCTGCATGGGAGTGCATTGATGATCACACAATTATTTATAGACCACTGCCCCAGGAACGTGCTGCTCAACCAGCTTCATTCACATTTG ATAAAGTCTTCGGTCCAGATAGTATAACTGAAGCCGTGTATGAGGAAGGAGTAAAGAAAGTGGCTTTATCCTCTTTGATGGGAATAAATG CAACTATATTTGCATATGGACAAACCAGCAGTGGGAAGACCTACACAATGAGAGGAATTACTGAGAAAGCTGTCAACGACATATATTCACATATAATGAGT ACCCCAGAAAGAGAATTTAGAATAAGAATATCTGGACTGGAGATCTACAATGAAAATGTCAGGGACCTATTGAATTCTGAATCTGGTCGAAATCTCAAGCTTCTTGATGATCCAGAG AAAGGAACTGTCGTCGAGAAATTGGTGGAAGAAACAGCAAGCAATGACCAACATCTGAGGCATTTAATTAGTATCTGTGAGG CTCAGAGGCAAGTCGGTGAAACCGCCTTAAACGATACCAGCTCACGATCTCACCAGATAATAAGACTG ACAATAGAAAGCACTCTTCGTGAAAGTTCTGATTGCGTGAGGTCTTATGTAGCAAGCTTG AACTTTGTTGATTTGGCTGGGAGTGAAAGAGCCTCACAGACAAATGCAGATGGTGCCAGGCTTAGGGAAGGCTGCCATATCAATCTCAGTTTGATGACTCTTACAACCGTAATTAGAAAGCTCAG TGTGGGAAAAAGAAGTGGTCATGTACCCTACCGGGACTCAAAGTTGACAAGAATATTGCAACATTCACTTGGTGGAAATGCCCGTACTGCGATAATATGCACTCTCAGCCCTGCATCTAGTCATGTTGAACAATCTCGCAACACTCTCTTCTTCGCCACCCGTGCAAAAGAAGTCACAAACAATGCCCAAGTGAACGTG GTTGTTTCCGACAAACAGCTTGTCAAGCATTTGCAGAAGGAAGTAGCCAGATTGGAAGCAGAGCTGCGCACCCCAGAGCCAGCTAATGAGAAAGATTTGAAAATTCAACAG ATGGAAATGGAAATCGAGGAGCTGAAGCGTCAAAGGGATCTTGCACACTCACAAGTTGATGAGTTACGCAGAAAGCTTCAGGAGGACCAG GGACTGAAACCATCTGAATCAGTTAGTCCAATTGTGAAGAAATGTCTCTCATTCTCCGGCACATTATCTCCAAACCTtgaagaaaaggcacctgtccGTGGTGAAAGAACAAGAAACACAATGGGAAGGCAGTCAATGAGGCAATCTTTGGCTGCCCCTTTTACGCTCATGCATGAAATTCGTAAACTCGAACATCTCCAGGAGCAGCTTGGAGATGAAGCAAATCGAGCATTGGAAGTACTGCAAAAAGAAGTTGCATGTCATAGGCTAGGTAATCAGGATGCTGCAGAAACTATTGCTAAGTTGCAAGCAGAGATCAGAGAAATGCGTTCAGTACCGCCAGTCCGCAAGGAAGTTGAAGTTGGAAATGTCGTTGCTGTCAATAAGAGTGTCAGTGCCAACCTGAAGGAAGAGATAGCCAGACTTCACTCACAAGGAAGCACAATAGCTGATCTTGAAGAACAGCTAGAAAATGTTCAGAAATCATTAGACAAACTGGTTATGTCTCTTCCAAGCAATAATGATCAACAGTCAAGCAATGATACCACACAAAAGGCAAAGCATCCatcaaagaagaaaaagttgcTCCCATTGGCCTCAAGCAACAGTATCAACAGGCAAAATTTCTTGAAATCTCCTTGTTCTCCTCTGTCAACTGCACGACAAGTACTGGATTGTGAGATTGAAAATAGAGCTCCAGATTTGGATAATTTGTCCTGTGAAATTCAGCCGATGCAAGACACTGAGACTCCTACAAAAAGTGATGGAGGAGATGTTTCATCAAAGGAAGGCACTCCATATCGCCGTTCCAGTTCTGTGAACATGAGAAAGATGCAGAAGATGTTTCAGGAGGCAGCAGAAGAGAACGTCAGAAACATAAAATCGTATGTGACAGAACTTAAAGAACGGGTGGCCAAACTTCAATACCAAAAGCAGCTCCTCGTATGCCAG GTGCTTGAGCTGGAAGCAAATGAAGAGGCTGGATACAATTTAGAAGATGATGAAAACATTAATCATATACCAGAAGAGTCCCCAGTATCATGGCAAATAACATTTAAGGAACAGAGGCAGCAAATTATTGACTTATGGGATGTTTGCTACGTCTCCATTATTCACAGGTCACAGTTCTATCTGTTATTCAAGGGAGACTCTGCGGATGAAATATATCTGGAAGTTGAACTCAGGCGCTTGACATGGTTACAACAGCACCTAGCAGAGCTTGGAAACTCAACCCCGGCTCGTGTTGGAAATGAGCCAACAGTCTCTTTATCATCAAG CATTAGAGCTTTGAAGAGGGAAAGAGAATTCCTTGCCAAGAGATTGACAACCCGTCTGACAGCTGAAGAAAGAGATTATCTGTACATAAAATGGGAAATTCCTTTGGAGGGAAAACAGAGGAAAATGCAATTTATTAACAAGCTTTGGACAAATCCACATGACGAAAAACATGTCAAAGAGAGCGCTGAAATAGTGGCAAAGCTCGTAGGTTTCTGCGAAGGAGGTAACATGTCAAGAGAGATGTTTGAGCTTAACTTTGTCCTTCCATCAGATAGGAGGCCATGGTTCGCTGGCTGGAACCAAATCTCCGACCTTCTCCATATGTGA
- the LOC129894469 gene encoding non-specific lipid-transfer protein 2-like, whose protein sequence is MKTASKLAVLTVLVLLLAEAHISVAVTCSPIQLSPCLGAITSNSPPSRLCCSKIKEQKPCLCNYLKNPTLRNYVNSPGARKVASTCGVPYPKC, encoded by the coding sequence ATGAAGACAGCATCAAAACTTGCAGTTCTCACAGTTCTAGTTCTGCTTCTTGCTGAAGCACACATCTCTGTAGCTGTAACGTGCAGCCCAATTCAGCTGAGCCCTTGTCTTGGCGCGATCACATCAAATTCACCACCATCTAGACTCTGCTGCAGCAAGATCAAGGAACAAAAGCCTTGCCTCTGCAATTATCTCAAGAACCCAACTTTAAGGAACTATGTCAACTCCCCTGGTGCCAGAAAAGTCGCTAGCACTTGTGGTGTTCCCTACCCCAAATGTTAA
- the LOC129893949 gene encoding L-Ala-D/L-amino acid epimerase isoform X2 → MGHIGLSQNFQSLCFLHSTVSLHTQLAKAPNFSPNFKNPKVITVCMAAATPAVAPTSFGFKNLMETVTIDVHKAEGRPLNVPLIAPFTIASSRLDKVENVAIRIELSNGCVGWGEAPILPFVTAEDQTTALEKAAEACEFLRQSREMTLNLALTKIGDVLPGHDFASVRAGVEMALIDAAANSIGIPLWRLFGGVSNSITTDITIPIVSPTEASELASKYRKQGFRTLKLKVGKNLNGDIEVLQSIRATHPDCLFILDANEGYTATEAIKVLEKLHEMDVTPVLFEQPVHRDNWEGLGHVSQIAKEKYGVSVAADESCRSLVDAKKIVKESLADVINIKLAKFGVLGALEIIDLVRSSGLNLMIGGMVETRLAMGFAGHLAAGLGCFKD, encoded by the exons ATGGGTCATATTGGGCTTTCTCAAAACTTCCAATCCCTATGTTTCCTTCACTCCACTGTATCTTTACACACCCAATTGGCCAAAGCTCCTAACTTTTCGCCGAATTTCAAGAATCCCAAAGTCATCACAGTCTGCATGGCGGCAGCTACGCCGGCGGTGGCACCCACAAGCTTTGGGTTCAAGAATTTGATGGAAACAGTGACCATCGATGTTCATAAAGCTGAAGGGAGGCCACTGAATGTGCCACTCATTGCTCCTTTTACTATTGCATCATCAAGATTGGACAAAGTGGAAAACGTAGCTATAAGGATAGAGCTGAGTAATGGCTGTGTTGGGTGGGGTGAGGCCCCAATTCTTCCATTTGTGACTGCAGAGGATCAAACTACTGCCTTAGAAAAAGCAGCAGAAGCCTGTGAGTTCTTGAGGCAGAGCCGTGAAATGACTTTAAATCTTGCATTAACAAAAATCGGCGACGTGCTTCCTGGACATGATTTTGCTTCT GTCAGGGCAGGAGTCGAGATGGCACTGATTGATGCAGCGGCAAACAGCATTGGAATACCTCTGTGGAGACTATTTGGTGGAGTATCTAATTCAATAACTACTGACATTACA ATTCCGATAGTTTCACCCACGGAAGCTTCTGAACTGGCTTCAAAGTATCGAAAACAAGGTTTCAGGACTTTAAAGCTTAAGGTGGGCAAGAATTTGAACGGAGACATTGAAGTGCTTCAATCCATACGTGCAACACATCCTGATTGCTTGTTTATCTTAGATGCCAATGAAGGGTACACGGCAACTGAAGCAATTAAAGTCCTGGAAAAGTTGCATg AAATGGATGTGACTCCAGTTCTATTTGAACAACCTGTTCATAGAGACAATTGGGAAGGTCTTGGTCATGTCAGTCAGATTGCAAAGGAGAAATATGGGGTATCTGTTGCTGCCGATGAAAGCTGTCGAAGTTTAGTTGATGCTAAAAAGATAGTGAAAGAAAGTCTTGCTGATGTCATTAACATTAAGCTTGCCAAATTTGGGGTGCTTGGGGCTCTGGAAATTATTGACTTGGTGAGGTCCTCGGGCTTAAATTTGATGATTGGTGGTATGGTTGAAACCAGGCTTGCCATGGGCTTTGCTGGTCATCTAGCCGCTGGCCTTGGATGTTTCAA AGATTAG
- the LOC129893949 gene encoding L-Ala-D/L-amino acid epimerase isoform X1, with protein MGHIGLSQNFQSLCFLHSTVSLHTQLAKAPNFSPNFKNPKVITVCMAAATPAVAPTSFGFKNLMETVTIDVHKAEGRPLNVPLIAPFTIASSRLDKVENVAIRIELSNGCVGWGEAPILPFVTAEDQTTALEKAAEACEFLRQSREMTLNLALTKIGDVLPGHDFASVRAGVEMALIDAAANSIGIPLWRLFGGVSNSITTDITIPIVSPTEASELASKYRKQGFRTLKLKVGKNLNGDIEVLQSIRATHPDCLFILDANEGYTATEAIKVLEKLHEMDVTPVLFEQPVHRDNWEGLGHVSQIAKEKYGVSVAADESCRSLVDAKKIVKESLADVINIKLAKFGVLGALEIIDLVRSSGLNLMIGGMVETRLAMGFAGHLAAGLGCFKFIDLDTPLLLAEDPVFGGYEVSGPDYKFSNARGHGGFLHWENIA; from the exons ATGGGTCATATTGGGCTTTCTCAAAACTTCCAATCCCTATGTTTCCTTCACTCCACTGTATCTTTACACACCCAATTGGCCAAAGCTCCTAACTTTTCGCCGAATTTCAAGAATCCCAAAGTCATCACAGTCTGCATGGCGGCAGCTACGCCGGCGGTGGCACCCACAAGCTTTGGGTTCAAGAATTTGATGGAAACAGTGACCATCGATGTTCATAAAGCTGAAGGGAGGCCACTGAATGTGCCACTCATTGCTCCTTTTACTATTGCATCATCAAGATTGGACAAAGTGGAAAACGTAGCTATAAGGATAGAGCTGAGTAATGGCTGTGTTGGGTGGGGTGAGGCCCCAATTCTTCCATTTGTGACTGCAGAGGATCAAACTACTGCCTTAGAAAAAGCAGCAGAAGCCTGTGAGTTCTTGAGGCAGAGCCGTGAAATGACTTTAAATCTTGCATTAACAAAAATCGGCGACGTGCTTCCTGGACATGATTTTGCTTCT GTCAGGGCAGGAGTCGAGATGGCACTGATTGATGCAGCGGCAAACAGCATTGGAATACCTCTGTGGAGACTATTTGGTGGAGTATCTAATTCAATAACTACTGACATTACA ATTCCGATAGTTTCACCCACGGAAGCTTCTGAACTGGCTTCAAAGTATCGAAAACAAGGTTTCAGGACTTTAAAGCTTAAGGTGGGCAAGAATTTGAACGGAGACATTGAAGTGCTTCAATCCATACGTGCAACACATCCTGATTGCTTGTTTATCTTAGATGCCAATGAAGGGTACACGGCAACTGAAGCAATTAAAGTCCTGGAAAAGTTGCATg AAATGGATGTGACTCCAGTTCTATTTGAACAACCTGTTCATAGAGACAATTGGGAAGGTCTTGGTCATGTCAGTCAGATTGCAAAGGAGAAATATGGGGTATCTGTTGCTGCCGATGAAAGCTGTCGAAGTTTAGTTGATGCTAAAAAGATAGTGAAAGAAAGTCTTGCTGATGTCATTAACATTAAGCTTGCCAAATTTGGGGTGCTTGGGGCTCTGGAAATTATTGACTTGGTGAGGTCCTCGGGCTTAAATTTGATGATTGGTGGTATGGTTGAAACCAGGCTTGCCATGGGCTTTGCTGGTCATCTAGCCGCTGGCCTTGGATGTTTCAA ATTCATTGACCTAGACACACCCCTTCTGTTGGCAGAAGATCCAGTTTTCGGGGGTTATGAAG TTTCTGGTCCTGATTACAAGTTCTCAAACGCTAGAGGGCATGGTGGTTTTCTTCATTGGGAGAATATTGCATG A